Proteins encoded together in one Aurantiacibacter aquimixticola window:
- a CDS encoding PilZ domain-containing protein: MMMDNGARPVSGTQPEKRAVSTRANVDIDCDIRIAGRAWRKARIADLTPQGFQVTVLDMPARGTPVQMRFAGLQMLQAEVAWAKSDVAGCRFAVPLGDYVFDHIVGSAD, encoded by the coding sequence ATGATGATGGACAATGGAGCACGGCCTGTTTCCGGCACGCAGCCGGAGAAGCGCGCCGTTTCGACGCGCGCAAATGTCGATATCGATTGCGACATTCGCATCGCCGGGCGCGCCTGGCGCAAGGCACGGATCGCGGATCTGACGCCTCAGGGCTTCCAAGTCACCGTTCTCGACATGCCTGCACGCGGCACGCCGGTGCAAATGCGTTTCGCCGGCCTGCAGATGCTGCAGGCCGAAGTCGCCTGGGCCAAGTCGGACGTCGCCGGTTGTCGCTTCGCCGTACCGCTCGGCGATTACGTCTTCGATCATATCGTGGGGAGCGCCGACTAG
- a CDS encoding PilZ domain-containing protein, giving the protein MRYDPSDEIFSGRSQRPMVNIACEARLATGQWRRTRISDLTCEGFRLHTSEAVENNALIYVRLAGLETLRAQVRWIRRPQIGCQFEQKLSVYVYEHIMRSHWSVQA; this is encoded by the coding sequence ATGCGTTACGATCCCTCCGATGAAATTTTCTCCGGTCGCAGCCAGCGGCCAATGGTCAACATTGCTTGCGAAGCGCGTCTCGCCACAGGACAATGGCGGCGCACCAGGATTTCCGATCTGACCTGCGAAGGGTTTCGGCTGCATACGAGCGAGGCGGTCGAAAATAATGCATTGATCTACGTCCGGCTTGCCGGCCTCGAGACATTGCGGGCGCAGGTGCGCTGGATCAGGCGTCCACAAATCGGTTGTCAGTTCGAACAGAAGCTATCGGTGTATGTGTACGAGCACATCATGAGGTCACATTGGTCCGTGCAGGCCTAG
- a CDS encoding YggS family pyridoxal phosphate-dependent enzyme, translating into MSENATDRLAAVHAEIARICKIARREPDDVTLVAVSKMHDAQTIAPLLDAGHRVFGENRVQEAQGKWPELRERYEDVKLHLVGQLQSNKAEDAAALFDSIHSLDRPSLVKALAKAFDKVGQQVPCFIQVNIGAEDQKGGCAIADLPALLGQARSANIPLAGLMCVPPHGIEPALYFALMAKLADDHGLEGRSMGMSGDYATAIMLGATHIRVGTALFGARDAAN; encoded by the coding sequence ATGAGCGAAAATGCCACCGATCGCCTCGCCGCCGTCCACGCGGAAATCGCCCGCATCTGCAAGATCGCCCGGCGTGAACCCGACGATGTGACACTGGTCGCCGTCAGCAAGATGCACGATGCTCAGACGATCGCACCTCTGCTCGATGCCGGTCACCGCGTCTTCGGCGAAAACCGCGTGCAGGAAGCGCAGGGCAAGTGGCCTGAATTGCGCGAGCGTTACGAAGACGTGAAACTGCACCTGGTCGGTCAGTTGCAATCCAACAAGGCGGAGGACGCGGCGGCGCTTTTCGACAGCATTCACTCGCTCGACCGGCCAAGCCTGGTGAAAGCGCTCGCCAAGGCGTTCGACAAGGTGGGGCAGCAAGTGCCCTGCTTCATCCAGGTCAATATCGGTGCGGAGGACCAGAAGGGCGGATGCGCCATTGCCGATCTTCCGGCGCTGCTGGGCCAGGCGCGTTCCGCCAATATCCCTCTCGCCGGGCTGATGTGTGTGCCGCCACACGGGATCGAGCCCGCACTCTATTTCGCACTCATGGCAAAGCTGGCCGACGATCACGGACTGGAGGGGCGCAGCATGGGCATGAGCGGCGATTATGCGACTGCCATCATGCTTGGTGCGACGCATATACGGGTGGGAACGGCGCTGTTCGGAGCGCGCGACGCTGCAAATTGA
- a CDS encoding thiamine phosphate synthase produces MTQGHPLPDLWLLSDERNAHRLHIALRSFPVPVGFVYRHYHLPPAERFAEYRRLARIARAEGHLVILSDSAMTAREWGADGIYGAPLSLYPRRADLLRIATAHDMREIAQATRIGADAVMLSPVFPTRSHPGAKTLGPQRFLHMAKHAQMPVIALGGMTARRERRLRRVKWAAIDGLSD; encoded by the coding sequence GTGACACAGGGCCACCCTCTACCCGATCTCTGGCTGCTTTCTGACGAGCGCAATGCGCATCGGCTGCACATTGCCTTGCGAAGTTTTCCCGTGCCCGTCGGCTTCGTCTACCGGCACTACCACCTGCCACCCGCAGAGCGTTTCGCCGAATATCGCCGTCTCGCCCGGATCGCCCGGGCCGAGGGTCACCTTGTCATCCTTTCGGACAGCGCGATGACGGCGCGCGAATGGGGCGCGGACGGGATTTATGGCGCGCCGCTCTCCCTCTATCCGCGGCGAGCCGACCTGCTGCGCATCGCCACCGCGCACGATATGCGGGAAATTGCGCAGGCGACCCGGATCGGTGCCGATGCGGTGATGCTGTCCCCAGTCTTCCCTACTCGCTCCCATCCCGGCGCGAAGACCCTCGGCCCGCAGCGCTTCCTGCATATGGCGAAGCATGCGCAAATGCCGGTCATCGCGCTCGGCGGAATGACGGCACGGCGCGAGCGCCGACTGCGCCGTGTCAAATGGGCCGCTATCGACGGGCTCTCCGACTGA
- a CDS encoding FtsK/SpoIIIE family DNA translocase yields the protein MATRAANQGADWKAAFRRSLARASQLTGAVLLYAFTAFLAIALISHSQTDPSLSTAAGDVVDNWMGKPGAFVADLALTGFGLVAVLFLPLTYVFARKLWRDADEDEQWGGAWWRTVALMLLAMALLAIVLSLVTSPREWSLPAGTGGLAGLLGDAGIRALAGLLPEAARFWAILAAGIAALIGGAALAGRVLALDWASLLTIPDWIRNRPQLVAPANPFKPEKPRKSRRKPDISAQDNDGDAPDNPLAKRAPPTISDAAAPPRRAKPAAKAAQKDMFADYDLPSIELLEENGADNAPPLDKLALERNARLLETVLDDFNVKGEITAVKTGPVVTMYELEPAAGIKASRVVGLAEDIARNMSAISARVAPIPGKTVMGIELPNADRQMVSFRELVESEAFVGSKGGLPIILGKGISGDPIVADLAAMPHLLVAGTTGSGKSVGLNAILLSLLYRFTPAECRLILIDPKVLELKSYDDIPHLLAPVVTEPHKSVRSLKWAVEEMERRYRMMSEIGARNLGGFNERVAAAAAKGKPLKRTVQTGYDPETGEAVVEEKELDYEVLPQIVLIVDELADLMVTVGKEIEVLIQRLSQKSRAAGIHLIMATQRPSVDVITGVIKANLPTRISFNVTSRIDSRTILGEQGAEQLLGKGDMLYKPNTGALKRVHGPFVSDEEVEKVADHWRGQGEPAYVDSVTEEPEDGGFGFEDEFTASDNPEERKYRQAIQIVCENQKASGSWLQRQLGIGYNTAAKLIERMESDGIVGPANHVGRREIFRDRDGNPI from the coding sequence ATGGCCACGCGGGCCGCAAATCAGGGCGCGGATTGGAAGGCGGCCTTCCGCCGCTCGCTCGCGCGGGCGAGCCAGCTGACAGGCGCGGTGCTGCTTTACGCCTTCACCGCCTTCCTCGCCATTGCTCTCATCAGCCACAGCCAGACGGACCCGTCGCTCTCCACCGCAGCGGGAGACGTGGTCGACAACTGGATGGGCAAGCCCGGTGCCTTCGTCGCCGATCTCGCGCTGACCGGCTTCGGTCTCGTAGCCGTGCTGTTCCTTCCCCTCACTTATGTTTTCGCCCGCAAGCTCTGGCGCGATGCCGATGAGGACGAGCAGTGGGGCGGCGCGTGGTGGCGCACGGTCGCGCTGATGCTGCTCGCGATGGCGCTGCTGGCCATCGTCCTCTCGCTCGTCACGTCCCCGCGCGAATGGAGCCTCCCTGCGGGCACGGGCGGCCTTGCGGGGCTTCTCGGCGACGCGGGCATCCGCGCGCTTGCCGGACTTCTGCCCGAAGCCGCGCGCTTCTGGGCGATTCTTGCCGCCGGCATCGCCGCGCTTATCGGCGGAGCCGCGCTGGCGGGCCGGGTGCTGGCGCTCGACTGGGCGAGCCTGCTCACGATACCCGACTGGATCCGCAACCGCCCGCAGCTTGTCGCCCCGGCCAATCCGTTCAAGCCCGAAAAGCCGCGCAAGTCCCGGCGCAAACCCGATATTTCCGCGCAGGACAATGACGGGGATGCGCCCGACAATCCGCTGGCCAAGCGGGCTCCGCCGACGATCAGCGATGCCGCTGCGCCGCCGCGCCGGGCGAAGCCTGCGGCCAAGGCTGCGCAAAAGGACATGTTCGCCGATTACGATCTGCCGAGCATCGAATTGCTGGAAGAAAATGGCGCCGACAATGCGCCGCCGCTCGACAAGCTGGCGCTCGAACGCAACGCTCGTCTCCTTGAAACCGTGCTCGACGATTTCAACGTCAAAGGCGAGATTACCGCGGTAAAGACCGGCCCGGTTGTCACCATGTACGAACTGGAACCCGCCGCGGGCATCAAGGCCAGCCGCGTGGTCGGCCTGGCCGAGGATATCGCCCGCAACATGTCGGCGATCAGCGCCCGCGTCGCGCCGATCCCGGGCAAGACGGTAATGGGCATCGAATTGCCCAATGCGGACCGGCAGATGGTGTCTTTTCGCGAACTGGTGGAAAGCGAAGCCTTCGTCGGCTCGAAGGGCGGGCTGCCGATCATTCTCGGCAAGGGCATTTCAGGCGATCCGATCGTCGCCGATCTTGCTGCCATGCCGCATCTGCTGGTGGCGGGCACCACCGGATCGGGCAAGTCGGTGGGCCTGAATGCGATCCTGCTGTCGCTGCTCTACCGCTTCACGCCCGCCGAGTGCCGCCTGATCCTGATCGATCCCAAGGTGCTCGAACTCAAGAGCTACGACGACATCCCGCACCTCCTCGCTCCGGTGGTTACCGAGCCGCACAAATCGGTACGCAGCCTGAAATGGGCGGTGGAGGAAATGGAGCGCCGCTATCGCATGATGAGCGAGATCGGCGCGCGCAACCTCGGCGGTTTCAACGAGCGGGTCGCGGCCGCCGCCGCCAAGGGCAAACCGCTCAAGCGCACGGTGCAGACCGGTTACGATCCCGAAACCGGCGAGGCCGTGGTCGAGGAGAAGGAACTCGATTACGAGGTGCTGCCGCAGATCGTGCTGATCGTGGACGAACTCGCCGATCTGATGGTCACCGTCGGCAAGGAAATCGAGGTGCTGATCCAGCGCCTCAGCCAGAAATCGCGCGCGGCGGGCATCCACCTCATCATGGCGACGCAACGCCCATCGGTCGATGTCATTACCGGCGTCATCAAGGCGAACCTGCCCACCCGCATCAGCTTCAACGTCACCAGCCGGATCGACAGCCGGACGATCCTGGGCGAACAGGGCGCGGAGCAGCTGCTCGGCAAGGGCGACATGCTCTACAAGCCGAACACCGGCGCGCTGAAGCGCGTGCACGGGCCGTTCGTGTCCGACGAGGAAGTCGAAAAGGTCGCCGATCACTGGCGCGGCCAGGGCGAACCCGCTTACGTCGACAGCGTGACCGAAGAGCCGGAAGACGGCGGCTTCGGCTTCGAAGACGAATTCACCGCGTCGGACAATCCCGAGGAGCGCAAATACCGCCAGGCGATCCAGATCGTGTGCGAGAACCAGAAGGCGAGCGGCAGCTGGCTGCAACGCCAGCTCGGCATCGGCTACAACACGGCGGCGAAGCTGATCGAGCGGATGGAAAGCGACGGCATTGTCGGTCCGGCGAACCATGTCGGGCGGCGGGAGATTTTCCGGGACCGGGACGGGAATCCGATTTGA
- a CDS encoding ATP-dependent zinc protease yields MNTKREMRIVGWRELVELPELGLSGIPAKIDSGARTSSLHAELLEEFERDGERFVRFCVDWGGERHECEAVHVDIRGITSSNGETQRRYVIKTPLKIGTLTFRAEISLADRSDMKFPMLIGRSSLRRRFVVDSGHSWLQTPGKAPVKGHKPV; encoded by the coding sequence ATGAACACCAAACGCGAAATGCGCATCGTCGGCTGGCGCGAGCTGGTCGAATTGCCGGAGCTCGGCCTCAGCGGCATACCCGCCAAGATCGACAGCGGGGCGCGCACGTCCTCGCTTCATGCCGAACTGCTCGAGGAATTCGAGCGGGACGGCGAGCGCTTTGTGCGTTTCTGCGTAGACTGGGGCGGGGAGAGGCACGAATGCGAGGCGGTGCATGTCGATATTCGCGGCATCACCAGTTCCAATGGCGAAACGCAGCGCCGCTACGTCATCAAGACGCCGCTGAAGATCGGCACGCTGACATTCCGCGCGGAAATCAGCCTGGCCGATCGATCCGACATGAAATTCCCGATGCTGATCGGCCGGTCGTCTCTGCGCCGCCGCTTCGTCGTCGATTCCGGCCATAGCTGGCTGCAGACCCCCGGCAAGGCGCCGGTCAAAGGACACAAACCGGTATGA
- the rimK gene encoding 30S ribosomal protein S6--L-glutamate ligase, whose protein sequence is MKIAMLARNPNLYSHKRLVEAAEERGHTLDILNTTRCTVNIASHRPTLTYNGETLSGYEAVIPRIGASITNYGLAVLRQFEMSGVWPLNESVAIGRSRDKLRSMQILAKYGLGLPLTAYANDPKAAEEIIKAVNGPPVVIKLLEGTQGIGVVLAETMSSAKSVIEAFRGANVNILVQEFIKEAGGTDIRALVVGGKVVAAMKRTGAADDFRSNLHRGGSAQLIKITPEERSTAVRAAKHMGLNVCGVDMLRSNHGPVIMEVNSSPGLEGIEKATEKDVAGTIIDYIAANAKAGATKTRGKG, encoded by the coding sequence ATGAAAATCGCAATGCTAGCCCGCAATCCTAATCTCTATTCGCACAAGCGACTGGTGGAGGCTGCGGAGGAACGCGGTCACACACTCGATATTCTAAATACCACGCGCTGCACGGTGAATATCGCCAGCCATCGTCCGACGCTCACTTATAATGGCGAAACTCTGTCGGGTTACGAAGCGGTGATCCCTCGCATCGGCGCGTCGATCACGAATTACGGCCTTGCCGTGCTGCGCCAGTTCGAAATGAGCGGTGTGTGGCCGCTCAATGAAAGCGTCGCCATCGGCCGCAGCCGGGACAAGCTGCGGAGCATGCAGATCCTCGCCAAATACGGCCTCGGCCTGCCGCTGACAGCCTATGCCAATGACCCCAAGGCGGCCGAAGAGATCATCAAGGCCGTGAATGGCCCACCCGTGGTCATCAAGCTGCTCGAAGGTACGCAGGGCATCGGTGTCGTGCTCGCCGAAACGATGAGCAGCGCGAAATCGGTGATCGAGGCGTTCCGCGGCGCGAACGTCAACATCCTGGTGCAGGAATTCATCAAGGAAGCGGGCGGCACCGATATCCGCGCGCTCGTCGTCGGCGGGAAAGTCGTGGCGGCGATGAAGCGTACCGGCGCGGCGGACGACTTCCGTTCCAACCTGCATCGCGGTGGCAGCGCGCAGCTTATCAAGATCACGCCGGAGGAACGCTCCACCGCCGTGCGCGCGGCCAAGCATATGGGCCTCAACGTCTGCGGTGTCGATATGCTGCGATCCAATCATGGGCCCGTAATCATGGAGGTGAACTCCTCCCCCGGCCTCGAAGGGATCGAGAAAGCGACCGAGAAGGACGTTGCCGGCACGATCATCGACTACATCGCCGCCAACGCGAAGGCGGGAGCGACCAAGACGCGCGGCAAGGGATAA